In the Maribacter sp. MJ134 genome, one interval contains:
- a CDS encoding class I SAM-dependent methyltransferase encodes MSSEAYNAQTAYHYEAYRPPLHSLILKKSLLKKEFENGLDIGCGTGKSTIALKQFCKKTVGMDPSTAMLEKTAPQEGISYEYFDGLSLNKRKNSFDIITLAGSWWYGKSQQLLQEIFNVGRSDAVVLIYDFEVLFNSIYHKLRLEQPAQINNYDHFVDFTDLNTEGFRLVSKVSDKIRLNVTAEELAHLICSENEIFRELQRKYDTSRPFKKLVHQLQENASENGIGLLVHTFSTSYKIIK; translated from the coding sequence ATGTCCAGTGAAGCATATAATGCGCAAACTGCCTATCACTACGAAGCGTACAGACCTCCGCTCCACTCACTTATCCTAAAAAAGTCCTTGCTAAAAAAGGAATTTGAAAATGGATTGGATATTGGTTGTGGCACTGGGAAATCTACCATAGCACTAAAGCAATTTTGTAAGAAAACCGTAGGTATGGACCCCAGTACCGCCATGCTAGAGAAAACTGCACCGCAAGAAGGCATTTCCTATGAATATTTTGATGGTTTATCGCTGAACAAGAGGAAAAACTCTTTTGATATTATTACCCTAGCAGGTTCCTGGTGGTACGGAAAATCCCAACAATTACTTCAGGAGATATTCAACGTAGGTAGAAGCGATGCTGTGGTATTAATATACGACTTTGAGGTTTTATTTAATTCGATATACCACAAATTACGGTTAGAGCAACCTGCACAAATTAATAATTATGATCATTTTGTTGACTTCACCGACCTTAACACCGAAGGGTTTCGTTTGGTTTCTAAAGTTTCCGATAAAATTAGATTAAATGTGACCGCAGAGGAGTTAGCCCACTTGATTTGTTCTGAAAACGAAATTTTTAGAGAATTACAGCGAAAATATGACACTAGTAGGCCGTTTAAAAAATTAGTTCACCAACTTCAAGAGAACGCTTCTGAAAACGGTATTGGACTTCTTGTGCATACTTTTAGCACTAGCTATAAGATTATCAAATAA
- a CDS encoding DUF1963 domain-containing protein has protein sequence MKTISTLVFELQLPDTFQIIQESKIGLRVEDHTNDCKVQHPHLEARLFELADLKSDSYKGDTLEKKWEDWCISLHYKSELISFEETKFKGFKTFVIHAHTDASWNNMHFKLQYFQAAVFLDDNYFLEFKTVHEKTTSNSLDFWVMPAFESLLFLGDTVTRKQAYAQHLLDTQKAYEVQQQLVITDEERKEEEKKNDFCEVANPKDGKEIFKVGKFDFEFIPEETEISIGKMSRDIQLIIKARTKAYKKAISAKILDDYPGDGVVTLTIPAIGIHENGMPKGQLYFEEEKTNAPLFLHARCEGFEYSLAFSGSVTYDNGWVLLKGEMTKSYHNKAYPIFVAKKFDMSGLKWSDYRFSSMEEATTASPNEVAYLMLQNPSFTKLPEALFKFKNLEELTIHQKSNHWEEEKLPFNEIQREIGALTELKKLHISGAALQQLPNSLGQLTDLEQLNVSNTFIREVPDSIWQLPKLKYLWLSSNKLVHIPASIHLPSLENISLDKNELLTLPESLAKQPKLNRVVLDENPLESLPDAFNNIKEIGLSMEDKLRLLDFSYKGADGEGLFTWEDSVFWSHYDKELVSQIDATIKTNKLEKYASALRPMVKKAIGFKHDGEEKYNTVGNHRFGGMPDLPENVPYPRFGENWREGKSDYTYEFIGQINCTEIAHLQDYLPRTGTLFFFLETMHNIYGGTNNPGKIIYVEDNTRLASGKRFQFTEEDYFEMWDSAYLGYKVKAAKMNSAPSFYASYVNKHLFKNDSEVLLEDDKLLDELYDTFESPLNDKTQFEYMVNAHGFTQHEVPELQASLSKKGNPEDWMTLLVVTSAGDMQWSDAGDIFYVIHKSDLAKLDFSNVFVTLESS, from the coding sequence ATGAAAACGATTAGTACGCTTGTATTTGAACTACAACTTCCGGATACTTTTCAAATCATACAGGAAAGTAAAATAGGGCTTCGCGTAGAGGACCACACCAACGATTGTAAAGTGCAACATCCGCATTTGGAGGCAAGGTTGTTTGAGCTGGCCGATTTAAAATCGGATAGTTATAAAGGTGATACGCTAGAAAAGAAGTGGGAAGATTGGTGTATATCACTGCATTATAAATCTGAGCTTATCAGTTTTGAAGAGACCAAGTTCAAGGGCTTTAAGACTTTCGTTATTCATGCCCATACAGATGCTTCTTGGAATAATATGCACTTTAAACTACAGTATTTTCAAGCTGCAGTGTTTTTGGACGATAACTATTTTTTAGAGTTTAAGACCGTTCACGAAAAAACCACATCCAATTCATTGGACTTTTGGGTGATGCCCGCCTTTGAATCTCTACTGTTTTTGGGTGATACGGTTACAAGAAAACAGGCTTATGCTCAACATCTATTGGATACGCAGAAAGCATACGAAGTACAGCAGCAGTTGGTAATAACTGATGAGGAAAGGAAGGAAGAGGAAAAGAAAAATGACTTTTGCGAGGTTGCAAACCCCAAGGACGGAAAAGAGATTTTTAAGGTAGGAAAATTTGATTTTGAGTTTATCCCTGAGGAAACCGAAATCAGTATCGGAAAAATGTCAAGGGACATACAACTGATTATAAAAGCGAGGACCAAAGCATACAAAAAAGCTATTTCAGCTAAAATTCTAGATGACTATCCAGGTGATGGTGTAGTTACCTTGACCATACCCGCAATAGGCATTCATGAAAATGGCATGCCTAAAGGGCAACTGTATTTTGAGGAGGAAAAGACCAATGCACCACTATTTTTACATGCCAGATGCGAAGGTTTTGAATATAGTCTGGCATTCTCTGGCTCCGTTACCTATGATAATGGTTGGGTATTGTTAAAGGGAGAAATGACTAAGAGCTATCACAATAAAGCATATCCAATTTTTGTGGCTAAAAAATTTGATATGTCGGGTTTAAAATGGTCAGATTATCGCTTTTCATCCATGGAAGAGGCGACAACTGCTAGTCCAAATGAAGTAGCTTATCTTATGCTGCAAAACCCAAGCTTTACAAAATTACCGGAAGCCTTATTCAAGTTCAAAAATTTAGAGGAGCTTACCATACATCAGAAATCAAATCATTGGGAAGAAGAAAAGTTGCCTTTTAATGAAATTCAGCGTGAAATAGGCGCATTGACAGAACTAAAAAAACTACATATAAGCGGTGCTGCACTACAACAGCTTCCGAATAGTCTGGGTCAACTAACGGATTTGGAACAGTTAAACGTCAGTAATACTTTTATTCGGGAAGTTCCTGACAGTATTTGGCAATTGCCCAAACTAAAATATCTCTGGTTGTCATCCAATAAATTGGTACATATTCCCGCTTCTATCCACCTTCCTAGTTTAGAGAATATTTCCTTGGATAAGAATGAATTGTTAACCCTGCCAGAATCCTTGGCGAAACAACCAAAGTTAAATCGGGTTGTGCTAGATGAGAATCCTTTGGAAAGTCTGCCCGATGCTTTTAACAACATTAAGGAAATCGGTTTGTCCATGGAAGACAAATTACGACTACTGGACTTCAGCTATAAAGGAGCGGATGGCGAGGGATTGTTTACATGGGAAGATTCCGTTTTTTGGTCGCACTATGACAAGGAATTGGTTTCACAAATTGATGCAACTATCAAGACCAATAAGTTAGAAAAATATGCCAGCGCCCTTCGTCCTATGGTCAAAAAGGCGATTGGTTTTAAACATGATGGTGAAGAAAAGTATAACACGGTTGGCAACCATCGGTTTGGGGGTATGCCAGATTTGCCAGAGAATGTACCGTACCCAAGATTTGGAGAGAACTGGCGCGAAGGAAAATCGGATTACACCTATGAATTTATAGGGCAGATTAATTGTACCGAAATTGCGCATTTGCAAGACTATTTACCAAGGACGGGCACTTTGTTTTTCTTTTTAGAGACCATGCATAATATCTATGGAGGCACTAACAACCCTGGGAAAATCATTTATGTGGAGGATAACACCCGTTTGGCTTCGGGCAAACGTTTTCAATTTACGGAAGAAGATTATTTTGAAATGTGGGACAGCGCTTATCTTGGTTACAAAGTCAAAGCAGCGAAAATGAACAGTGCTCCATCGTTTTATGCGAGTTACGTGAATAAACATCTTTTTAAGAACGACAGTGAAGTTTTATTGGAAGATGATAAATTATTGGACGAACTCTACGATACCTTTGAAAGTCCACTAAATGACAAAACACAATTTGAATATATGGTTAATGCGCACGGTTTTACCCAACATGAGGTACCAGAATTACAAGCTTCACTGTCGAAAAAAGGAAACCCTGAAGACTGGATGACCTTGTTGGTGGTAACTTCTGCGGGAGATATGCAATGGAGTGATGCGGGTGATATTTTCTATGTTATACATAAAAGTGATTTGGCCAAGCTAGATTTCAGTAACGTATTCGTTACTTTGGAGAGTAGTTAG
- a CDS encoding rhodanese-like domain-containing protein, whose amino-acid sequence MKYVLLLSFILVSFFGISQSSTIHITEFSQNDIKNGILIDVRTPVEFANGHLDGAINMNWYDKDFAGHLSNISKDETIYVYCKKGGRSAKAQEKLISLGFSNVINLEGGYDAWFDAKKK is encoded by the coding sequence ATGAAATATGTGCTCTTACTATCTTTTATTTTGGTTTCTTTCTTTGGAATATCCCAAAGTTCAACTATACATATCACAGAGTTCTCACAGAATGATATTAAAAATGGGATACTTATAGATGTAAGGACGCCAGTGGAGTTTGCCAATGGTCATTTGGATGGTGCTATAAATATGAATTGGTACGATAAGGACTTTGCTGGTCATTTGAGTAATATCTCAAAAGATGAAACCATATATGTTTACTGCAAGAAGGGTGGACGTAGTGCCAAGGCGCAAGAAAAACTAATTTCTTTAGGATTTAGCAATGTTATCAATTTGGAAGGGGGATATGATGCTTGGTTTGACGCTAAAAAGAAGTAA
- a CDS encoding sigma-70 family RNA polymerase sigma factor: MTLHKLNPDLWVDSYADYLFNFAVGRVSDAEVAKDLVSETFLAGLKSAKNYKGDAAERTWLIAILKRKVIDHYRKINSKKGKAEVRMSYGSSSDSDGDWMEEQVADPFSKSENSTMENEELGLAIQECIAKLPKKQAMVFTMKTIQGISTEDICNELGINPSNLWVMIHRARTALMGCLNQNWF, from the coding sequence ATGACGCTTCACAAATTAAATCCTGACCTATGGGTAGACAGCTATGCTGATTATCTTTTTAATTTTGCCGTAGGAAGGGTAAGTGATGCCGAAGTTGCAAAAGATTTGGTATCTGAAACGTTTTTAGCCGGTCTTAAATCTGCCAAGAATTATAAGGGAGATGCAGCGGAACGTACTTGGCTCATTGCCATCTTAAAAAGAAAGGTAATTGATCATTATCGTAAGATAAATTCGAAAAAAGGCAAAGCAGAGGTACGTATGAGTTACGGGTCCAGTAGCGATTCTGATGGGGATTGGATGGAGGAACAAGTAGCAGACCCCTTCAGCAAGTCAGAAAATAGTACAATGGAAAATGAGGAACTAGGCCTTGCCATACAAGAATGTATAGCCAAACTTCCTAAAAAACAGGCCATGGTTTTTACCATGAAAACCATTCAAGGAATAAGTACAGAAGATATTTGTAATGAGCTCGGAATAAATCCGTCTAACCTATGGGTAATGATTCATAGGGCAAGAACTGCTCTTATGGGATGCCTTAATCAAAATTGGTTCTAA
- the gcvP gene encoding aminomethyl-transferring glycine dehydrogenase, giving the protein MKTDVFASRHIGIREEDLEKMCSVVGVKDLDELIDQTIPHDIRLKESLNLPPAISEYEFLGLLENLSNQNKVFKSYIGLGYNESITPSVIKRNILESPGWYTAYTPYQAEIAQGRLEALLNYQTMVCDLTGMEVANASLLDESTAAAEAMTMLFDLRSRGQKKDGVLKFFVSDEILPQTLSLLKTRATPLNIELVLDTPANFEFSSEYFGAILQYPGKYGQVNDYSSFVEKAKANDIKVAVAADILSLTVLTPPGEWGVDVVVGTTQRFGIPLGYGGPHAAFFATKENYKRNIPGRIIGVTKDTDGNRALRMALQTREQHIKRDKATSNICTAQVLLAVMAGLYAVYHGPKGLIYIANKIHNYTKIIAKKLTAHGFEQVNTCFFDTIRIKAQNVKSLRTITESKKININYIDEETVSISINEAFSEKDIRPLILCFLESQGINDDTSKEEDLDEIITASLARKSSFLQQPVFNTYHSETDLMRYIKKLERKDLALNHSMISLGSCTMKLNAASEMLPLSWANWGNIHPFAPLDQAKGYQLVLKELEEQLNIITGFAATSLQPNSGAQGEYAGLMTIRAYHHSRNDHHRDICIIPASAHGTNPASAVMAGMKVIVTKTDEHGNIDVIDLEEKVKEHSENLAALMVTYPSTHGVFESSIKYITSLIHDHGGQVYMDGANMNAQVGLTNPATIGADVCHLNLHKTFAIPHGGGGPGVGPICVAEQLKPFLPSNPVVKTGGANAITAISGAPWGSALACLISYGYIKMLGASGVTDATRYSILSANYIKERLNGAYDVLYTGEKGRAAHEMIIDCRPFKTNGIEVTDIAKRLMDYGFHAPTVSFPVAGTMMIEPTESESLSELDRFCEAMLSIRKEIDNASVEDSNNVLKNAPHTLTMVTSDNWDFPYSRQLAAFPLDYVSENKFWPTVRRTDEAFGDRNLICTCTPIEAYAEA; this is encoded by the coding sequence ATGAAGACCGACGTGTTTGCATCGCGCCATATTGGCATCCGTGAAGAAGATTTAGAAAAAATGTGCTCTGTAGTTGGGGTAAAGGATTTAGATGAACTAATTGATCAAACGATTCCTCATGATATTCGTTTAAAGGAAAGTCTAAATTTACCACCCGCGATAAGCGAATATGAATTCTTAGGTCTATTAGAAAATCTGTCCAACCAGAACAAGGTTTTTAAATCGTACATAGGTCTAGGCTACAATGAAAGTATTACACCATCCGTCATAAAAAGGAATATTTTAGAAAGCCCAGGTTGGTACACCGCTTACACTCCATACCAGGCAGAAATTGCCCAAGGACGGTTGGAAGCCCTCTTAAATTACCAGACCATGGTGTGTGACCTTACTGGAATGGAAGTGGCAAATGCTTCTCTTTTGGATGAGAGTACAGCTGCGGCCGAAGCCATGACCATGTTGTTCGATTTAAGAAGCAGAGGGCAGAAAAAGGACGGTGTGCTTAAGTTCTTTGTCTCAGATGAAATACTACCACAGACCTTGAGTCTTTTAAAAACCCGTGCTACACCTTTGAATATTGAATTGGTGTTGGATACTCCCGCAAATTTTGAATTCTCAAGTGAGTATTTTGGCGCAATTCTTCAGTACCCTGGCAAATATGGACAAGTAAACGATTATTCTTCTTTTGTAGAAAAAGCGAAAGCGAACGATATCAAAGTAGCTGTTGCTGCGGACATATTAAGTCTTACGGTTTTAACTCCTCCCGGTGAGTGGGGTGTAGACGTTGTTGTAGGCACCACGCAACGTTTTGGAATTCCTCTAGGGTACGGCGGTCCCCATGCAGCCTTTTTCGCTACTAAAGAAAACTACAAGCGAAACATCCCGGGACGTATTATTGGAGTAACCAAGGACACGGATGGGAACCGAGCTTTGAGAATGGCTTTGCAGACAAGGGAGCAGCATATTAAGAGGGACAAGGCAACATCTAACATCTGTACCGCACAAGTCCTGTTGGCGGTTATGGCTGGCTTGTACGCCGTATATCATGGCCCAAAAGGCTTGATCTATATTGCCAATAAAATACATAATTACACTAAAATCATAGCCAAAAAGCTTACTGCTCACGGATTTGAACAAGTAAATACCTGTTTCTTTGACACCATACGGATCAAGGCTCAAAATGTAAAATCTTTACGTACCATAACGGAATCCAAGAAGATTAACATCAATTATATTGATGAAGAAACGGTTTCCATTTCCATAAACGAGGCTTTTTCAGAAAAAGATATTCGACCTTTGATCCTATGTTTTTTGGAATCACAAGGTATTAATGATGATACTTCCAAAGAAGAAGACCTTGACGAAATTATCACGGCCTCATTAGCACGTAAATCTAGTTTCTTACAACAACCCGTTTTTAACACCTATCACTCCGAAACTGATTTGATGCGTTACATCAAAAAACTAGAGCGTAAGGATTTGGCCTTAAACCATTCCATGATTTCGTTGGGAAGTTGCACCATGAAATTGAATGCAGCCTCTGAGATGTTACCGCTTAGCTGGGCCAATTGGGGTAATATTCATCCCTTTGCACCCTTAGACCAAGCCAAAGGGTATCAATTAGTACTTAAAGAGCTTGAAGAACAATTAAATATCATTACCGGTTTTGCTGCAACTTCGCTACAGCCAAATTCTGGGGCTCAAGGAGAATACGCCGGGTTGATGACCATTAGGGCCTATCACCATTCCAGAAACGACCACCATCGCGATATATGTATTATTCCTGCATCTGCACATGGTACAAATCCCGCATCAGCGGTGATGGCGGGCATGAAGGTAATCGTTACTAAAACCGATGAGCATGGTAATATTGATGTCATTGACTTGGAAGAGAAGGTAAAAGAACATTCTGAAAATTTAGCGGCCCTGATGGTAACGTACCCATCAACACATGGCGTTTTTGAATCCTCTATAAAATATATCACTTCTTTGATACACGACCATGGCGGACAAGTATACATGGACGGGGCAAATATGAACGCTCAGGTAGGCTTAACTAATCCTGCAACTATCGGTGCCGATGTATGCCACTTGAATCTTCACAAAACCTTTGCCATACCTCACGGTGGTGGAGGTCCTGGAGTAGGACCTATTTGCGTGGCCGAACAGCTAAAACCATTTCTACCCTCTAACCCCGTCGTAAAAACGGGTGGTGCAAATGCCATTACGGCAATATCAGGGGCACCATGGGGTAGCGCATTGGCTTGCCTTATTTCTTACGGCTACATAAAAATGCTGGGGGCTTCAGGGGTTACGGATGCAACACGATATTCCATATTAAGTGCCAATTACATAAAGGAACGTCTTAACGGCGCCTATGATGTACTCTATACCGGTGAGAAAGGCAGGGCGGCCCATGAAATGATTATAGATTGTCGTCCTTTTAAAACGAACGGTATTGAGGTAACGGACATTGCTAAGCGATTAATGGACTACGGGTTTCATGCGCCAACAGTTTCGTTTCCAGTGGCAGGCACTATGATGATAGAACCTACAGAAAGTGAAAGCCTTTCGGAGTTAGACCGATTCTGTGAAGCGATGCTATCGATTAGAAAAGAAATTGATAACGCCTCGGTTGAAGACAGCAACAATGTACTTAAAAACGCACCGCACACCTTGACCATGGTTACTTCTGATAACTGGGATTTTCCTTACAGTCGTCAATTGGCCGCTTTTCCTTTGGATTATGTATCTGAAAATAAATTTTGGCCAACCGTACGTCGCACAGATGAGGCCTTTGGGGATCGGAATTTAATTTGCACCTGTACTCCGATAGAAGCGTATGCCGAAGCATAA
- a CDS encoding 3-oxoacyl-ACP synthase III family protein produces MKIGITGTGSYIPSLIVENKDFEQHEFLNADGSEFKHNNSVIIEKFKTITGIAERRYAAKKLNTSDIAFLAAEKAIDDAGVDKEEIDYIILAHNFGDVAYGQSQSDMLPSLATRVKHHLRIKNPKCVAYDMLFGCPGWIESVIQANAFIKSGIAKKCLVIGAETLSRIVDPYDRDSMIYSDGAGAAIIEEDSHSGEILAHATATYTYEEAYFLFYGKSYLPTAEDTKYIKMFGRKIYEFAVTYVPGAMASCLEESGVAIDDVKKIIIHQANEKMDEAIVKRFYALYGKEMPDGIMPMIIQKLGNSSVATIPTLLDLIRKGKIENQELKVGDVVIFASVGAGMNVNAIVYRM; encoded by the coding sequence ATGAAGATAGGTATTACAGGAACAGGAAGCTATATACCATCACTGATCGTTGAGAACAAAGATTTTGAACAGCACGAGTTTTTGAATGCCGACGGAAGTGAATTCAAGCATAACAATAGCGTTATCATTGAAAAGTTCAAAACCATTACGGGAATTGCAGAAAGACGTTATGCGGCAAAAAAGCTCAATACCTCGGATATTGCTTTTCTAGCAGCGGAAAAAGCCATTGATGACGCCGGTGTGGATAAAGAAGAAATAGACTATATCATTCTTGCCCACAATTTTGGTGATGTAGCTTATGGGCAATCGCAAAGCGATATGCTTCCAAGTTTGGCAACACGGGTAAAACATCATTTACGCATAAAAAATCCAAAATGTGTAGCCTATGATATGCTTTTTGGGTGTCCTGGCTGGATAGAAAGCGTTATACAGGCAAATGCCTTCATTAAGAGCGGCATCGCTAAGAAATGCTTGGTCATCGGCGCTGAAACACTTTCGCGGATAGTTGACCCCTATGATCGCGATTCCATGATCTATTCCGATGGTGCCGGCGCGGCGATAATTGAAGAAGATTCCCATAGTGGTGAAATCTTAGCGCACGCCACCGCCACCTACACCTACGAAGAGGCTTACTTTCTATTCTACGGAAAGTCCTACCTTCCTACGGCAGAGGATACCAAATACATAAAAATGTTCGGTAGAAAAATATACGAATTCGCCGTAACCTATGTCCCCGGAGCCATGGCCTCCTGCTTAGAAGAAAGTGGTGTGGCTATAGACGATGTTAAAAAGATTATCATTCATCAAGCTAATGAGAAAATGGACGAGGCTATCGTCAAAAGATTTTATGCCCTATATGGCAAAGAAATGCCGGATGGAATTATGCCTATGATTATCCAGAAATTGGGGAACAGCTCCGTGGCCACCATTCCTACCCTATTGGACTTGATTAGAAAAGGAAAAATTGAAAATCAAGAATTAAAAGTAGGAGATGTTGTTATCTTTGCTAGTGTTGGCGCGGGAATGAACGTCAATGCAATTGTTTACCGAATGTAA
- a CDS encoding methyltransferase, protein MYENTFPNKRFKKTLRFLQKHVSTTEKILDLGVPNPLSKLMQEQGYKVSNTKGEDLDKNFFSVQHSDASVVTAFEIFEHLLAPLNVLSEIKSDKLVASIPLRLWFSKAYQSKTDPWDRHYHEFEDWQFNWLLEKSGWEIQDAMKWTHPVKKIGIRPLLRTFTPRYYMVYATRKASE, encoded by the coding sequence ATGTACGAAAATACCTTTCCTAACAAACGGTTCAAGAAAACACTTCGATTCTTACAGAAACACGTTAGTACAACGGAAAAAATATTAGACTTAGGTGTACCCAACCCTTTGTCCAAATTAATGCAGGAACAAGGCTATAAGGTTAGCAACACCAAGGGAGAAGATTTAGACAAGAACTTTTTCTCGGTACAGCATTCAGATGCTTCAGTCGTAACCGCTTTTGAAATTTTTGAGCACCTACTTGCTCCTTTAAATGTATTATCAGAAATTAAGTCGGACAAACTTGTAGCCAGTATTCCGTTACGCTTATGGTTCTCAAAAGCCTATCAGAGTAAAACGGACCCCTGGGATCGTCATTATCATGAATTTGAGGACTGGCAATTTAATTGGCTGTTGGAAAAATCGGGATGGGAGATTCAAGATGCCATGAAATGGACACATCCTGTTAAGAAAATAGGGATAAGACCCTTATTGAGGACCTTTACGCCCAGATATTATATGGTCTATGCCACTAGAAAAGCTAGTGAATAA
- a CDS encoding glycosyltransferase: MNYYVIIPAHNEEAFLRLTLDSLFRQTLQPKKVVIVNDNSTDTTERIIDEFISKTTTLLKINTHSSEEHLPGSKVIKAFNKGLQELDDDFDFIVKLDADLILPDNYFERIAYIFKGRPDVGIAGGFIYEKDSNGTWILNHTMDKDHVRGAFKAYSKSCFEAIGGLKTEMGWDTVDELLAQYHGYFIVTDETLKVKHLRPTGKAYNPKARYLQGRAMYTMRYGFLITLIASLKMAIKQRKSVIFFDNMYGYFEAKKEKISFMVSLNEGRFIRKLRWQKIKSKLLP; this comes from the coding sequence ATGAACTACTATGTTATTATACCGGCGCACAATGAGGAAGCCTTTTTAAGGCTTACCCTAGACTCCTTATTTCGCCAGACCTTACAACCAAAGAAGGTGGTTATTGTTAATGACAACTCTACGGATACTACGGAGCGGATAATTGATGAATTCATAAGTAAGACGACTACCCTTCTTAAGATAAATACCCATTCTTCTGAAGAACACCTACCCGGTAGTAAGGTCATTAAGGCGTTTAATAAAGGGCTTCAAGAACTAGATGATGATTTTGATTTTATCGTTAAGCTAGATGCCGACCTTATTCTTCCTGATAATTATTTTGAACGAATTGCCTATATTTTCAAGGGCAGGCCGGATGTAGGCATCGCAGGCGGGTTTATTTATGAAAAAGACAGTAATGGAACGTGGATATTGAACCATACCATGGACAAGGACCATGTTCGGGGAGCTTTTAAGGCATATTCCAAAAGCTGCTTTGAAGCCATAGGCGGACTTAAAACAGAAATGGGATGGGATACGGTAGACGAGTTGTTAGCGCAGTATCACGGGTATTTCATTGTCACCGACGAGACTTTAAAGGTAAAACACCTAAGACCCACTGGAAAAGCCTATAATCCAAAAGCAAGATATCTTCAAGGCAGGGCCATGTATACGATGCGTTATGGCTTTCTCATAACGCTGATAGCTTCATTAAAAATGGCGATAAAACAGCGAAAGAGTGTCATTTTTTTTGACAACATGTACGGATATTTTGAAGCCAAAAAAGAAAAAATTTCCTTTATGGTATCTCTAAATGAAGGAAGATTTATAAGGAAACTACGTTGGCAAAAAATTAAAAGTAAATTGCTTCCATAA
- a CDS encoding OmpH family outer membrane protein, with product MKQVKKIAVALMLFVVASSFVNAQSKVAHIDVTQLLAAMPEMKAAEAELKKLQETYNADIQASMTELRNKFTQYQNEAPSKSKEENDKRAVELQGYEKSIGEAQQAAQQEFQKKQAELFAPISEKAKAAIEKVAAAQGYDYVIDAQAGGGLIVAKGKDLLADVKTALGF from the coding sequence ATGAAACAAGTAAAGAAAATAGCTGTAGCCTTAATGTTGTTTGTGGTGGCGAGCAGTTTTGTAAATGCACAGAGTAAAGTTGCACATATTGATGTAACACAATTATTGGCAGCGATGCCAGAGATGAAAGCTGCTGAGGCAGAACTTAAAAAATTACAAGAAACGTACAACGCAGATATTCAGGCTTCAATGACAGAGCTACGTAACAAGTTTACGCAGTACCAGAACGAGGCGCCATCAAAGTCAAAGGAAGAGAACGATAAGAGAGCTGTAGAACTTCAAGGTTACGAGAAAAGTATCGGAGAAGCGCAACAAGCAGCGCAACAAGAATTTCAAAAGAAACAAGCAGAACTCTTTGCTCCAATTTCCGAAAAAGCAAAAGCAGCTATCGAAAAAGTTGCGGCCGCTCAAGGTTACGACTATGTAATAGATGCGCAAGCCGGTGGAGGATTGATCGTAGCGAAAGGTAAAGACCTTTTGGCGGATGTAAAGACTGCATTAGGATTCTAG